Proteins found in one Tsukamurella paurometabola DSM 20162 genomic segment:
- a CDS encoding UDP-N-acetylmuramoyl-L-alanyl-D-glutamate--2,6-diaminopimelate ligase codes for MPETTLTRPAHPRGATLTEIAAQVPGVISVPASSDSGEVRCSGATIRAQDARPGDLFCGVPGTSTHGARFAAEAVAAGAVAVLTDSAGAAVLAEAGVDVPVLLHDDPRSVLGPAAAVIYGAPSTKMTLVGITGTSGKTTTSFLVEAALGATQATTGLIGTVGTRIAGVDVPTSLTTPEGTALQGLFASMVEQGVTSAVMEVSSHALAQNRVGGTRFAVGAFTNLSQDHLDYHPTMEDYFAAKALLFVPDESGDGPVCEQAVICVDDEWGNRMADLRRDAGLPLVTVATTGPADWTAGAVSAHADGTQRFTLTGPGGQSFSATVGLPGAYNVANAALALVVAHEAGVPLADAVRGIGAVAVPGRVQRIDRGQDFLAVVDYAHKPAALDAVIATLRGQTAGRIAVVVGAGGDRDRGKRPLMGEVAARAAELVIVTDDNPRTEDPAAIRAAVRAGAEAVPGGGEVREIGDRRAAITEAVDWARTGDVVLIAGKGHEAGQEINGVKHPFDDRDELAAALDTRGERA; via the coding sequence GTGCCCGAAACGACTCTCACGCGACCCGCCCACCCCCGCGGAGCCACGCTGACGGAGATCGCCGCGCAGGTACCGGGCGTCATCAGCGTCCCGGCGAGCAGCGACTCCGGCGAGGTCCGCTGCAGCGGGGCGACCATCCGCGCGCAGGACGCGCGGCCCGGTGACCTCTTCTGCGGCGTCCCCGGCACCTCCACGCATGGGGCTCGGTTCGCTGCGGAGGCGGTGGCCGCCGGTGCGGTCGCCGTACTCACCGACTCGGCCGGCGCGGCCGTGCTGGCCGAGGCCGGGGTCGACGTCCCGGTGCTCCTGCACGACGATCCACGGTCCGTCCTCGGCCCCGCGGCGGCCGTGATCTACGGCGCACCGTCGACGAAGATGACGCTCGTCGGGATCACCGGAACCTCCGGCAAGACCACCACCAGCTTCCTGGTCGAGGCCGCCCTCGGCGCCACGCAGGCGACCACCGGGCTGATCGGTACCGTCGGCACCCGGATCGCGGGCGTCGACGTGCCCACCTCGCTCACCACGCCCGAGGGCACCGCCCTACAGGGACTGTTCGCGTCGATGGTCGAGCAGGGCGTCACCTCCGCCGTGATGGAGGTGAGCTCGCACGCGCTGGCGCAGAACCGGGTGGGCGGCACCCGCTTCGCGGTCGGCGCCTTCACCAACCTCAGCCAGGACCATCTCGATTACCACCCCACGATGGAGGATTACTTCGCGGCCAAGGCCCTCCTCTTCGTCCCCGACGAGTCCGGCGACGGTCCCGTCTGCGAGCAGGCCGTGATCTGCGTCGACGACGAGTGGGGCAACCGGATGGCCGACCTGCGCCGTGATGCCGGGCTGCCGCTGGTCACCGTTGCCACCACCGGTCCCGCCGATTGGACCGCCGGCGCGGTCTCGGCGCACGCCGATGGAACCCAGCGGTTCACTCTCACCGGGCCGGGCGGTCAGAGCTTCTCGGCCACCGTCGGCCTCCCGGGCGCCTACAACGTGGCCAATGCGGCCCTCGCCCTGGTGGTCGCCCACGAGGCCGGGGTGCCCCTCGCCGATGCCGTCCGGGGGATCGGCGCGGTCGCTGTGCCGGGGCGGGTGCAACGGATCGACCGCGGTCAGGACTTCCTCGCCGTCGTCGACTACGCGCACAAGCCGGCCGCGCTCGACGCCGTGATCGCCACGCTCCGCGGTCAGACCGCAGGCCGGATCGCCGTGGTGGTCGGCGCCGGCGGCGACCGCGACCGCGGGAAGCGCCCGCTCATGGGCGAGGTCGCCGCGCGCGCCGCCGAGCTGGTGATCGTCACCGATGACAACCCCCGCACCGAAGACCCCGCCGCGATCCGCGCGGCCGTGCGCGCGGGCGCCGAGGCGGTGCCCGGCGGGGGCGAGGTGCGCGAGATCGGCGACCGTCGTGCCGCGATCACCGAGGCGGTGGACTGGGCCCGCACGGGTGATGTGGTGCTCATCGCGGGCAAGGGCCACGAGGCGGGCCAGGAGATCAACGGCGTCAAGCACCCCTTCGACGACCGCGACGAGCTCGCCGCGGCACTGGACACGCGGGGGGAGCGCGCATGA
- a CDS encoding peptidoglycan D,D-transpeptidase FtsI family protein, protein MTRAQRPQTKSRPTQRTGPRSPAPRSAAPNRAPASARARVKGGRQPEVSTSFLHRSRFSGWVIVAIFSVIAVWLGVVQFIQAPDLSAKAASQRQVKEMLPATRGAVVDRTGQPIAFTMEAKSLTFQPVVERKKIQEQYDKDVKAKNDGENVTPVSVDDRLQQIAKKIVSVLGDAVSEQKLLEQLRGNDTFVYLARGVDPAKASAITDDFKEVGAERQSIRHYPGGSLAANLVGSTGWDNRGLMGMEFSLDSILAGTDGSRIYDRGSDGAVIPGSTREVHPAVDGAKVTLTIDNDVQFFVQQAVQDARQKSGAKNVQAVVLDAKTGQVISMANDSTFNPAIGVNNNPKSARTGNLPVSTPFEPGSVNKLITAVAAIENGKTKPDEVLQVPGSIRMSGVTVKDAWAHGTEPYTTTGVFGKSSNVGTLMLAQRVGEDAFADYVDKFGLGKATGVGLPGESGGEVPARNQWSGGTFANLPIGQGLSMTLLQMTGMYQALANDGVRVPPRIIKSVDGAADPAPAGEPVRVMSPETARTVLDMFRAALQRDPMGYQQGTGPGGAVDGWQISGKTGTAQQVDPATKAYSNSMYNITFAGVAPSNDPRFVIGLMMDAPVRSSDGTGGQSAAPLFHDIAAFLLQKNGVPLSPPAPKLTLVAGK, encoded by the coding sequence ATGACCCGCGCCCAGCGCCCGCAGACGAAGTCGCGCCCCACCCAGCGCACCGGGCCGCGGTCGCCCGCGCCGCGTTCGGCGGCACCGAACCGCGCGCCCGCGTCGGCGCGTGCCCGCGTCAAAGGCGGCCGGCAACCCGAGGTCTCGACGTCCTTCCTGCACCGCAGCCGGTTCTCCGGCTGGGTGATCGTCGCGATCTTCTCGGTGATCGCGGTGTGGCTGGGCGTGGTCCAGTTCATCCAGGCTCCCGACCTCTCGGCCAAGGCGGCGAGCCAGCGTCAGGTCAAGGAGATGCTGCCGGCGACCCGCGGTGCCGTCGTCGACCGGACCGGTCAGCCGATCGCCTTCACCATGGAGGCGAAGTCGCTCACCTTCCAGCCGGTGGTCGAGCGCAAGAAGATCCAGGAGCAGTACGACAAGGACGTCAAGGCGAAGAACGACGGGGAGAACGTCACCCCCGTGAGCGTCGACGACCGACTCCAGCAGATCGCCAAGAAAATCGTCTCCGTCCTGGGCGACGCCGTCTCCGAGCAGAAACTGTTGGAGCAGTTGCGCGGCAACGACACCTTCGTCTACCTCGCCCGCGGTGTCGACCCGGCCAAGGCCTCCGCGATCACCGACGACTTCAAGGAAGTCGGCGCCGAGCGACAGTCGATCCGGCACTACCCCGGTGGTTCGCTGGCCGCGAATCTGGTCGGTTCCACCGGCTGGGACAACCGCGGACTGATGGGAATGGAGTTCTCGCTCGACTCCATCCTGGCCGGCACCGACGGCAGCCGGATCTACGACCGCGGTTCCGACGGGGCCGTGATCCCCGGCAGCACGCGCGAGGTGCACCCGGCGGTCGATGGCGCGAAGGTCACGCTCACCATCGACAACGACGTGCAGTTCTTCGTGCAGCAGGCCGTCCAGGACGCGCGTCAGAAGTCCGGCGCCAAGAACGTGCAGGCCGTGGTGCTCGACGCCAAGACCGGCCAGGTGATCTCGATGGCCAACGACAGCACCTTCAACCCGGCGATCGGCGTGAACAACAACCCGAAGTCGGCGCGCACCGGCAACCTGCCTGTGAGCACCCCGTTCGAGCCCGGATCGGTGAACAAGTTGATCACCGCCGTCGCCGCGATCGAGAACGGTAAGACCAAGCCCGATGAGGTACTCCAGGTGCCCGGCTCCATCCGGATGTCCGGCGTCACCGTCAAGGACGCCTGGGCGCACGGCACCGAGCCGTACACCACCACGGGCGTCTTCGGAAAGTCGTCGAACGTCGGCACCCTGATGCTGGCGCAGCGGGTCGGCGAGGACGCGTTCGCCGACTACGTCGACAAGTTCGGCCTCGGCAAGGCCACCGGCGTCGGACTGCCCGGGGAATCCGGCGGTGAGGTCCCGGCCCGCAACCAGTGGTCCGGAGGCACCTTCGCCAACCTCCCGATCGGTCAGGGCCTGTCGATGACCCTGCTCCAGATGACCGGTATGTACCAGGCTCTGGCCAACGACGGGGTGCGGGTGCCGCCGCGCATCATCAAGTCGGTCGACGGTGCCGCCGACCCGGCGCCCGCCGGCGAGCCGGTTCGCGTGATGAGCCCGGAGACCGCGCGCACCGTCCTCGACATGTTCCGCGCCGCGCTGCAGCGCGACCCGATGGGCTACCAGCAGGGCACCGGTCCCGGCGGTGCCGTCGACGGCTGGCAGATCAGCGGCAAGACCGGTACCGCGCAGCAGGTCGACCCGGCCACCAAGGCCTACTCGAACTCGATGTACAACATCACGTTCGCCGGCGTCGCACCGTCGAACGATCCGCGGTTCGTGATCGGCCTCATGATGGACGCCCCGGTGCGCAGTTCCGACGGCACCGGCGGCCAGTCCGCGGCGCCGCTGTTCCACGACATCGCCGCGTTCCTGCTGCAGAAGAACGGTGTGCCGCTCTCGCCGCCCGCGCCGAAGCTGACGCTCGTGGCCGGGAAGTAG
- a CDS encoding FHA domain-containing protein, producing the protein MTAPNATHAPGAPTRARRAPGRRDDRDTSRPRSSSAQRALARRQKRLDAEQAVVAAGGTVRETSAERALRRHREGPAPALLTRLPKAPAALARRVPFVLTVIGLVGAGLVLTLWLSTGSAENSYDLSRREAVNDTLAEKKAALERDVKAGESAPGLAERATELGMVPAGTLPVLVTAPDGKVTLVGKPAPATGSPKPALNPPAPSNGQDNQTGTAGSGAPSTANPGAGQGGGEQLVTMNSGTPMVANTAPTPGSTPSPTPAPTAQAPTAQSPAAQAPPQAPATQTPAPAAGGAR; encoded by the coding sequence ATGACCGCACCGAACGCCACCCACGCCCCGGGCGCGCCCACCCGTGCCCGGCGTGCACCGGGCCGCCGCGATGACCGCGATACCTCGCGTCCCCGTTCGAGTTCCGCACAGCGGGCCCTCGCTCGCAGGCAGAAGCGGTTGGACGCCGAGCAGGCCGTCGTCGCCGCGGGTGGCACCGTCCGCGAGACCTCCGCCGAACGTGCGCTGCGCCGGCACCGCGAAGGCCCCGCACCCGCGCTCCTCACGCGGTTGCCGAAGGCGCCCGCCGCCCTCGCCCGCCGCGTTCCGTTCGTGCTCACCGTGATCGGGCTCGTCGGCGCCGGACTCGTTCTCACGCTGTGGCTCTCGACCGGCAGCGCCGAGAACTCCTACGACCTCAGCCGCCGCGAAGCGGTCAACGACACTCTCGCAGAGAAGAAGGCCGCGCTCGAGCGCGACGTCAAGGCGGGGGAGAGCGCGCCCGGCCTCGCCGAGCGGGCCACCGAGTTGGGCATGGTGCCCGCAGGTACCCTCCCGGTTCTGGTGACGGCACCGGATGGCAAGGTGACTCTGGTCGGAAAGCCCGCTCCCGCCACCGGGTCTCCGAAGCCCGCGCTGAACCCGCCGGCACCGTCGAACGGACAGGACAACCAGACCGGTACCGCCGGATCCGGCGCGCCGAGTACCGCGAATCCCGGAGCGGGCCAGGGCGGCGGTGAACAATTGGTCACCATGAACTCCGGCACCCCGATGGTGGCGAACACCGCACCGACCCCGGGATCGACGCCGAGTCCCACACCCGCGCCGACCGCTCAGGCGCCCACTGCGCAATCTCCTGCGGCGCAAGCACCGCCGCAGGCTCCCGCCACCCAGACTCCTGCACCCGCCGCCGGAGGCGCGCGATGA
- the rsmH gene encoding 16S rRNA (cytosine(1402)-N(4))-methyltransferase RsmH, translated as MPEPGEDYGHVPVLATRVRELLAPALAHDGAIYVDATLGAGGHSELILDTFPNARVIGLDRDTDAHDIAGARLARFGGRFTAVHTRYDAIAAALDDLGIETVDAILFDLGVSSMQLDRAERGFAYSVDAPLDMRMNADDPLTAADVLNTYSHGDLARILQRYGDERFAGKIASAVLKEREREPFTTSGRLVELLYATIPAPARRTGGHPAKRTFQALRIEVNAELASLESAVPQALDVLAPEGRIVFLSYQSLEDRIVKAELAARTRSTTPAGLPMDLPGTGATFELLTRGAERATDEEIAENQRAAPVRMRAARRLATDTQTHRRTRSAR; from the coding sequence ATGCCCGAACCCGGTGAGGACTACGGTCACGTCCCGGTTTTGGCGACCCGGGTTCGCGAACTACTCGCCCCGGCGCTCGCCCACGACGGTGCGATCTACGTGGACGCCACCCTCGGCGCCGGCGGTCACTCGGAGCTGATCCTCGACACCTTCCCGAATGCTCGCGTGATCGGACTCGACCGGGACACCGACGCCCACGACATCGCCGGCGCACGGCTGGCGCGCTTCGGCGGCCGATTCACCGCGGTGCACACCCGTTACGACGCAATCGCAGCCGCCCTCGATGATCTCGGCATCGAGACGGTCGATGCGATCCTGTTCGACCTCGGCGTCTCCTCCATGCAGCTCGACCGCGCCGAGCGCGGCTTCGCCTATTCCGTCGACGCCCCGCTGGACATGCGGATGAACGCCGACGATCCGCTCACCGCCGCCGACGTCCTCAACACCTACAGCCACGGCGATCTGGCCCGGATCCTGCAGCGCTACGGCGACGAGCGGTTCGCCGGCAAGATCGCCTCGGCCGTGCTCAAGGAGCGTGAGAGGGAGCCCTTCACCACCAGCGGCCGCCTCGTCGAGCTGCTGTACGCCACGATCCCCGCTCCTGCCCGGCGCACCGGAGGCCATCCCGCCAAGCGCACGTTCCAGGCACTGCGAATCGAGGTCAACGCCGAGCTCGCCTCGCTGGAATCGGCGGTGCCGCAAGCCCTCGACGTGCTCGCTCCCGAGGGGCGCATCGTCTTCCTCAGCTACCAGTCGCTCGAGGACCGGATCGTCAAGGCCGAGCTCGCCGCACGAACCCGCTCGACCACACCCGCCGGGCTGCCGATGGACCTGCCCGGCACCGGAGCCACCTTCGAACTCCTCACCCGCGGCGCCGAACGCGCCACCGACGAGGAGATCGCCGAGAACCAGCGGGCCGCACCGGTCCGGATGCGGGCAGCCCGCCGGCTGGCCACCGATACCCAGACGCACCGTCGAACCAGGAGCGCGCGATGA
- the mraZ gene encoding division/cell wall cluster transcriptional repressor MraZ produces the protein MFTGTYTPKLDDKGRLTLPAKYREELAGGLTITKGQDRSLTVYPKAEFERIAERADAIEWTDPAGRAFYRNFFASSDDQRPDSQGRITLSADHRRYAGLSKECVVVGSRRFLEIWDAEAWEAYQTQHEEDYAQPQSESLKAIF, from the coding sequence ATGTTCACGGGTACCTACACGCCGAAACTCGATGACAAGGGACGGCTCACGCTTCCCGCCAAGTACCGCGAGGAACTGGCGGGGGGACTGACGATCACGAAAGGACAGGATCGAAGCCTCACGGTGTATCCGAAGGCGGAATTCGAGCGCATCGCCGAACGAGCGGATGCGATCGAATGGACCGACCCCGCCGGACGCGCCTTCTACCGCAACTTCTTCGCCAGCTCGGACGACCAGCGTCCCGACTCCCAAGGTCGGATCACACTTTCGGCCGATCACCGCCGCTACGCAGGCCTCTCCAAGGAATGCGTCGTCGTCGGATCGCGGAGGTTCCTGGAGATCTGGGACGCGGAGGCGTGGGAGGCCTACCAGACACAGCACGAAGAGGACTACGCGCAGCCGCAGTCCGAATCGCTCAAGGCGATCTTCTAG
- a CDS encoding DUF3040 domain-containing protein, giving the protein MPLSEHEQRMLDQIESALYAEDPKFASNVRGGRLGGAVGKRRVVAAIGFAVGLMLLIAGMLLSQVQYTVIVGIAGFLLMFGSVVYLFWAGPSSSGPRGTVADDGTVRESNGRGRSSKAASGSSFVARMEDRFRRRFP; this is encoded by the coding sequence GTGCCACTCTCCGAGCACGAGCAGCGCATGCTCGACCAGATCGAGAGCGCGCTCTACGCCGAGGATCCGAAGTTCGCGTCGAACGTGCGCGGCGGACGCCTCGGGGGCGCCGTCGGTAAGCGACGCGTCGTCGCCGCGATCGGTTTCGCGGTCGGTTTGATGCTGCTCATCGCGGGAATGTTGCTCTCGCAGGTGCAGTACACGGTGATCGTGGGCATCGCGGGCTTCCTGCTGATGTTCGGTTCCGTGGTCTACCTGTTCTGGGCCGGGCCCAGCTCGTCGGGACCGCGGGGCACCGTCGCCGACGACGGCACCGTCCGTGAATCGAATGGCCGGGGCAGGTCGAGCAAGGCTGCCTCCGGGTCGTCGTTCGTGGCGCGGATGGAGGACCGCTTCCGTCGCCGCTTCCCGTGA
- a CDS encoding SAV_6107 family HEPN domain-containing protein, protein MVDNVTRIDLVGSRRRVGESGAARILDRADQFLARAGGSPSLADQYREIYHAALRGAAALLAEREKGVRRPTRNAWLRLAKAAPGYAEWVSYFTSVSGVVAALETTARSVTAEEVATLHERVQTFLNLVEADLAPAA, encoded by the coding sequence ATGGTCGACAACGTCACTCGGATCGATCTCGTCGGGTCGCGTCGCCGCGTCGGGGAGTCGGGCGCCGCCCGCATCCTGGATCGCGCCGATCAATTCCTCGCCCGGGCCGGCGGCTCGCCGTCGCTCGCGGACCAATATCGGGAGATCTATCACGCCGCGCTGCGCGGTGCCGCCGCCTTGCTCGCCGAGCGGGAGAAGGGTGTTCGCCGCCCAACACGCAATGCATGGCTGCGGCTCGCGAAGGCTGCCCCGGGCTATGCCGAGTGGGTGTCCTATTTCACATCGGTGTCCGGTGTCGTCGCGGCGCTGGAGACCACTGCGCGATCGGTCACCGCTGAGGAGGTCGCCACGCTGCATGAACGGGTTCAGACCTTCCTCAATCTGGTCGAGGCAGATCTCGCTCCCGCGGCGTGA